A single region of the Lysinibacillus sp. B2A1 genome encodes:
- a CDS encoding ABC transporter ATP-binding protein translates to MLKLNGINKIFNEGTPDEKIALAEINLHLKPGDFVTIIGSNGAGKSTMMNMISGALTPDFGSVLIDGNNVTTLPEYKRSHYIGRVFQDPMAGTAPTMTIEENLALAYSRNKGRGIRIGVDKKRREFFKESLEMLGLNLENRLSAKVGLLSGGERQALSLLMATFTKPSILLLDEHTAALDPSRAELITRITKYLVEKDNLTTLMVTHNMQQALDLGNRLIMMDKGQIILEVGEDRKHELTIPDLMAEFERIRGEKMNSDRALLG, encoded by the coding sequence TTGCTTAAGCTAAACGGTATCAATAAAATTTTTAATGAAGGTACACCCGATGAAAAAATTGCGCTTGCCGAAATTAATTTGCATTTAAAGCCAGGTGATTTTGTCACAATTATCGGTAGTAACGGTGCTGGTAAGTCAACGATGATGAATATGATTTCAGGTGCTTTAACGCCTGACTTTGGCTCAGTTTTAATTGATGGAAATAATGTCACGACGTTACCAGAATATAAACGCTCTCATTACATTGGTCGCGTATTTCAGGATCCAATGGCAGGCACAGCGCCAACTATGACGATTGAAGAAAACTTAGCATTAGCATACTCACGAAATAAAGGTAGAGGCATACGCATCGGTGTTGATAAAAAACGTCGAGAGTTCTTTAAAGAGTCTTTAGAGATGCTTGGCTTAAATCTTGAAAACCGTCTATCAGCAAAGGTTGGCTTATTGTCAGGCGGGGAACGTCAAGCTCTGTCACTTTTAATGGCTACATTTACAAAGCCATCTATTTTATTGCTTGATGAGCATACGGCCGCACTTGACCCTTCTCGTGCAGAGTTAATTACTCGCATTACAAAGTATTTAGTTGAGAAGGATAACTTAACAACATTAATGGTTACGCATAATATGCAGCAAGCATTAGATTTAGGAAACCGTCTAATTATGATGGATAAAGGCCAAATTATTTTAGAGGTTGGCGAGGATCGCAAGCACGAATTGACGATTCCAGATTTAATGGCAGAATTCGAACGCATCCGCGGAGAGAAAATGAATTCTGATCGTGCTTTATTAGGGTAA